A DNA window from Macadamia integrifolia cultivar HAES 741 chromosome 4, SCU_Mint_v3, whole genome shotgun sequence contains the following coding sequences:
- the LOC122076333 gene encoding flavonol synthase/flavanone 3-hydroxylase-like — protein sequence LEGNVLKDAVGGEELEYLLKINCYPPCPRPDLILGVPAHTDMSALTVLVPNDVPGLQVFKDDRWFDAKYIPNALVIHIGDQLEILSNGKYKSVLHRTTVNKEMTRMSWPVFFSPPAEMVIGPLPQLVNEDNPAKYKSKKYKDYQYCKLNKLPQ from the exons CTTGAAGGGAACGTACTAAAAGACGCCGTGGGTGGAGAAGAATTGGAGTATCTTCTGAAGATCAACTGCTACCCACCTTGCCCTCGCCCTGATCTGATACTTGGTGTGCCGGCACATACCGATATGTCGGCCTTAACAGTTCTAGTTCCCAACGATGTCCCAGGACTCCAAGTCTTCAAAGATGACCGATGGTTTGATGCAAAGTATATCCCCAACGCTCTCGTCATCCACATTGGTGACCAGCTTGAG ATCTTAAGCAATGGCAAATACAAGAGTGTCTTGCATAGGACCACAGTGAACAAAGAGATGACAAGGATGTCATGGCCAGTGTTTTTCTCGCCACCTGCAGAGATGGTTATAGGTCCTCTTCCACAACTTGTTAATGAAGATAACCCTGCAAAGTACAAGAGTAAGAAATACAAGGACTATCAATACTGCAAGCTCAACAAACTTCCACAGTAG